One Nicotiana tomentosiformis chromosome 1, ASM39032v3, whole genome shotgun sequence genomic window, atttggactcattcattattgtattcattgatgacatcctggtgtactctcatagccagaaGGAGTATGTCTAacacttgaggattgtattacagagattgaaggaggagaaactttatgcaaagttctccaagtgtgagttctgcctcggttctgtagcattcttggggtacGTGGTGTACAttaagggtattcaggtggatccgatgaagatagaggcggttcagagttggcccagacagtcctcagctacagagattcagagctttcttggtttggctggttattaccgttGGTTCGttcagggtttctcgtctattgcatcgcccttgacaaaattgacccaaaagggtgctccattcaggtggtcagatgagtgtgaggagatcttttataggctcaagactgctttgaccacatctTTCGTGTttgttctaccatcagcttcaggttcttacaccatgtattgtgatgcctcgagggtaggtactggatgtgttctgatgcaagaGGGTATGGTGATTACCTATacctcacgccagttgaagacccatgagaagaactatcctatccatgatcttgagttagtagccatcgttcatgccttgaagatttggcgtctatactgatcaccggagtttgcagtatctgttgaaGCAGAAGGATATTAACTTGCGTTAGCGGAGATGTTTGGAGCTTCGTAAGGACTACAATATcattattttataccatccggggaaggccaatgtggtggccgatgctttgagtcgccgggtgaagagtttagcatatctcccaGTAGCAAAGAGatccttggcattggatgttcaggccttagcaggccagcttttcagattggatattttggagccgagttgggtattggcttatgtggtctccgggtcttctctttatgaccgtatcagggagcgtcaatatgatgacccccacctgcttttTCTTCAGGATATGATTCAatgaggtgatgctagggatgtgaccattgaTGATGAcagcgtgttgaggatgcatggctagatatgtgtgcctaatgtagatgggctcagagagttgatccttgaggaggcccacaactcgcggtattccatccatccgggtgccgctaagatgtaccaggattttaggcagcactattggtggaggcggatgaagaatgatatagttgggtttgtggctcggtgtctcaactgtcagcaacttaaatatgagcattagagatcgagtggcttgcttcagaggatagAGATCCCAAAGTgtaagtgggagcggatcaccatggacttggTAGTTGGGgtcccatggactttgagaaagttcgatgctatttgggtgattgtggatcgactgaccaagtccgtgcacttcattTCAGTTGGTACTACATacacttcagagcagttggccgagatttatatccgagaggttgttcgcctacatggtgttccagtttccatcatttcagatagaggtactcagtttacatcgtagttttggagggccgtgtagcgagagttgggtactcaggttgagttgagcacaacgtttcaccctcagacggacgggcagtccgagcgcaaaattcagatattggaggacatgttgcgcgcttgtgtcattgattttgggggttcatgggaccagttttttccgctcgcagagtttgcatataacaatagttaccagttgtgtatttagatggctccgtagaAGGCTTTATATGAGAGGAGGTATAGATCTCTGGTAAGATGGTTTGATCCGAGTGAGGCTaggcttttgggtacagacttggtccaggatgcattagataaggcgaaattgattcaggagcaaattcgcacgacgcagtctaggcagaagagctacgcggacaggaaggtccgtgatgtgtcgtttatggttggggagaaggttttgctgaaggtatcacctactaagggtgttatgaggtttggtaagaggggcaagttgagcccccagttcattgggccttttgaggtgcttcagaggataggggagatGGCTTagaagcttgccttgccacccaacttgtcgagtgtgcatccggtgtttcatgtttccatgctccgaaagtatgttggcgatccatccaatgttttagacttcagcacggttcagttggagggtgatatgacttatgatgtggaaccggtggccattttggatcggcaagtgcagaagttgaggtcaaaggaaaTATCTTcggtgaaggtgtagtggagaggtaagcctgtggaggaggccacctaggagaccgagcgggagatgcggagcagatatccatagcTATTCGAGACTCCGGGTATGTTTAtagacccgtttgaggacaaacggttgtttaagagggggaggatgtaacgacccggccggtcattttagagttatagccccgttttccccatttctgcttccttttgtgcttttcagctatgttATGATATACATGATGAGTTGGTTCGGGgctggagtggtttcagagtggattgagacacttagtctcttatttagaaacttaagttagaaaagtcaaccggatgttgacttatatgtaaacagtCTCGGAATTGAAttatgatggttccattagcgttgttaggttattttggacttaatagatcgtccagaatgtgatttggaggtccgtagtagaattaagcttgaattggaaaaagttgaaaatttggagatttcggccaacagtggaaaatttgatatcggggtcggaatggattttcggaaattggagtaggttcgtggtgtcatttgtgatgtgtgtgtaaaattgaggtcattcggacatggtttggtaggtCTCGGCGTTATTTGtggaattcgaaagtttagaagttcttaggcttgaatctgagggtaatttggtgttttgatgttgttttttgtgattcgaaggctcgactatgtttgtatgttgttatatgacttgttggtatggttggttgaggtTGAGGTCTCGAGGAGTTAGAGGtaatttcgggtgattaacggattgtttgaagtaggaaaaatgcagctgaagctgctactACTGGTATTTCCGCACTTGCAGAGGGGGAGCCATTAGTGTGAGGTCGCTGGTGCGCTTGGTTAGCCGCAAATGCGGACATGGAGGACCTAGGATGGAACTACATGTGCGTAGatatggccgcatctgcgagcccgtatATGCGATgctgagtcgcagatgcggaaatgagGAGGGCTAGCAGTGGCCATAGGTGTGAGCTCCTAGAAGAGGATATGGAGCGCATGTGTGGAGATGGGAACTTAAGTGATTTTTTGTAGGTGCAGAGATTTGTGCGCAAAagaggctccgcaggtgcgcattttgagccgcaggtgcgaaaacctgggcagaacctatagatGGAAGACTTCGCGAATTtttgttcatttccaccattttcaagtcggaccttggagcttttggagtgttttttgaaggggattcaaggataTTCACTGAGGTAATTTATTtagctctaatactcctagctaTGGTGTTTTTCTGTTGttttctcacctaattagtaggatttgtgaagcaaaataaggggttagggcttgggattttggagagagtaatttgaggatttgagggaccaaatgaggtcgaCATTTGATGAACTATGCAAGGGTAGACTCGGGAGTAAATGGGCTTTCggtttttgtgacttttgtcagattttgagatgtgggcctggtaggccgggtttgagtgaattttgggatttggcctataatttggtattttcctTCCGGGATTCATTATTTAGCTCATATTGATTGTattttattgcttgtggctagattcggggtcatttggaggccggttcgagaggaaagggcatttcagagtaggagttctacgatgttgaggtaagtaacaactttaaatctggtcttgaagGAATGAAAGCCGGAGTTTGGTgtaatgtgactgtttggaggtggcacgcatgctaggtgatgggtgtgtgggtgtatgccgtgagggattgagacttggtccatcccgggagactgtgaagtctaatagcctttaattgtgtttatatgcattcctctCTACTATAACTTGACTacttttcatgttagaaatcatgcttaggctatattcccgCTCATGATAGTTATATTCAGTtatagtgattcttgtacatgtttacctcagtctctattatttttccctgatgatatactgtagCACTTTCATTTGGGctgttttccctttcttttatTTGAGAGTTGTGAggctagagaggttcatgactgagtatgcccgagggcctggttgtgaggtatcgttttatggcacgtgagttgtctgtgcggatccttaTAGTTTATACTATggaacatgagttgtccatgcagcatgaGAGTTGTCTGtgaggatccagatatgatattatagcatgcgagttgtccgtgcagcacgcgagttgtccgtgcagattatagcgcttgggctgtaggagcccctcatgagtgtGAACACCCACAGTGAGTGCAGATACTTATTGAGCGCGcgcattgagggctgagagttgaGTGTCAAGTTATTGATAGTTGGAGTGACTGTTGGcatgagaggttgtacttgtttttcatttgttgatacacttagttctatctgtcattgttgtgataTTCCCGAAGGATTCTATATCCGGAGTACAtgcactttaactgtataaagctgatttgacttaaagtttcgtatttgatagtatgtttattctttgctggaattattgaaaatgaactgtactgTATAGCTCGTAACTGCTTTTTAGTTCcgtatttaattctgttacttgttgagttggttgtactcatactacaccctgcacttcatgtacaaatccaggtgtgtttgatcacggaagTGATTAAGTTCGGGCGCAATCGGGTactggagactacgaggtagctgcctgCGCACgcaggaccttgtctctccttttatatttctttctgtcttgtattgatacATAGACagtggttgtattagtttggttatctagatgctcatgatttagtgacaccctgatgtttaGGGCTGGTTTCCGCATTttgattctatattgagttcaactttagttttttattaaaatttctGATATGAAAAAGTTTTAAACTACCTTTTCTATTGAATTACTGGAGTATTTTTGGTAAAATCggtttgcctagtaccatcgataggccccatcacgacatgttaggtcTTTGGGTGGTGACACCGAGGCTCCACACCGAACATCCACAaaggtctaaaaatatcataggaATTTGCTCACG contains:
- the LOC138910748 gene encoding uncharacterized mitochondrial protein AtMg00860-like, coding for MEGGTTSVWNGNWVGLCALYDVLQPFFPIDENLHEVSQLRADEGWNVDLLSRLFLMTLLIKSRGRFNMKRLKEEKLYAKFSKCEFCLGSVAFLGYVVYIKGIQVDPMKIEAVQSWPRQSSATEIQSFLGLAGYYRWFVQGFSSIASPLTKLTQKGAPFRWSDECEEIFYRLKTALTTSFVFVLPSASGSYTMYCDASRVGTGCVLMQEGMVITYTSRQLKTHEKNYPIHDLELVAIVHALKIWRLY